In Nicotiana tabacum cultivar K326 chromosome 17, ASM71507v2, whole genome shotgun sequence, one DNA window encodes the following:
- the LOC107807517 gene encoding coniferyl alcohol acyltransferase-like: MGAKRDFNVNVIKTEVVAASLPMQEHWLPQSNLDLLLPPMDVGVFICYQNPIISGLPKYSFGSMIKVLKVSLAETLVSYYAFAGELVQNLAGEPEILCNNAGVNFTEAWADVELKEINLYNPDESIEGKLVPKKKHGVLAVQATHLKCGGIVVACTFDHRVADAYSTNLFLVSWAEIAQSKPLSQLPSFRRSFLFPRRPSYYDPLVIDSMYIPISALKQETRAVTNIDDNDQVISRIYYVKAEDISRLQSLANSCNNDMISTKFHRFTKLETFSAFLWKTIANGMENNSTPNYENFRFGIVVNGRSRLSDGDEEQAKVLKGYFGNVLSISFGEKKVEKLKEKPLSWVARAVHEFLEHAETKEHFLGLINWVEDHRPEPALARIYATNEDAPAVVVSSGQQFPVGKIDFGWGEPVFGSYHFPWEGKAGYVMPMPSPKGNGDWVVYMHMLKWQLELVEASASNVFKPLTADYLNFK, translated from the exons ATGGGTGCCAAAAGGGACTTCAATGTGAATGTGATCAAAACTGAGGTGGTGGCAGCATCGTTGCCAATGCAAGAGCATTGGCTACCACAGTCAAATCTTGATTTGCTCTTGCCTCCAATGGACGTTGGAGTTTTCATTTGTTATCAGAACCCCATTATTTCTGGGTTACCAAAATATTCATTTGGGTCAATGATCAAAGTTCTTAAGGTTTCTTTGGCTGAAACCTTGGTTTCCTATTATGCATTTGCAGGGGAGTTAGTTCAGAACCTTGCTGGAGAGCCCGAAATTCTTTGCAACAATGCGGGAGTCAATTTCACAGAAGCTTGGGCTGATGTAGAGCTCAAAGAAATCAACTTGTATAATCCAGATGAAAGCATAGAGGGTAAGCTTGTACCAAAGAAGAAGCACGGTGTACTAGCCGTTCAG GCTACACATCTCAAATGTGGGGGAATAGTGGTGGCTTGTACATTTGATCATAGAGTTGCTGATGCTTATTCAACCAACTTGTTTCTCGTATCATGGGCAGAAATAGCTCAGTCCAAACCACTATCTCAGCTCCCATCTTTCCGACGTTCCTTTCTTTTTCCACGGCGTCCCTCCTACTACGATCCCTTGGTAATAGACAGCATGTATATACCTATCTCTGCCCTAAAACAAGAAACACGTGCTGTCACAAATATTGATGATAATGATCAAGTTATAAGCAGAATTTACTATGTCAAGGCTGAAGACATCAGCCGCCTCCAATCATTAGCAAATAGTTGTAATAACGACATGAttagcacaaaattccacaggTTTACTAAGCTTGAAACATTCAGTGCTTTCCTATGGAAAACTATAGCCAATGGGATGGAAAACAATAGTACTCCTAATTACGAGAACTTCAGGTTTGGGATTGTGGTTAATGGTAGGAGTAGATTGAGCGATGGAGATGAAGAACAAGCCAAGGTACTAAAAGGGTATTTTGGGAATGTTCTTTCCATCTCATTTGGTGAGAAGAAAGTGGAGAAACTAAAGGAGAAACCTTTAAGTTGGGTAGCAAGAGCAGTTCATGAGTTTCTTGAACATGCAGAAACTAAAGAACATTTCCTTGGGTTAATAAATTGGGTGGAAGATCATCGTCCAGAACCAGCTTTAGCAAGAATCTACGCCACAAATGAAGATGCACCGGCGGTGGTGGTGTCGTCGGGGCAACAGTTTCCGGTGGGGAAGATTGATTTTGGATGGGGAGAGCCAGTGTTTGGGTCATATCATTTTCCATGGGAAGGGAAAGCAGGATATGTGATGCCAATGCCGAGTCCTAAAGGAAATGGAGATTGGGTTGTTTATATGCACATGCTGAAATGGCAGTTGGAATTGGTTGAGGCCTCTGCGTCCAATGTGTTCAAGCCCCTGACTGCAGATTATCTCAACTTTAAGTAA